Sequence from the Nitrosopumilus maritimus SCM1 genome:
ATTCCAAAATTAAAGAAATTAAAGAGAGTAATCATAATTGCAGCTGATAGTTCGTTAAAGCCGTTATTGGAAAATGGAATTGTTCCAGATATTGTTGTAACAGATTTAGATGGAGATGAAAAATCGTTTAAAAAAATTGCAAAAAGATCAATCTTTGTAGTTCATGCACATGGAGATAATATTGAGAAATTAGAATTTGTAAAAAAATTCAAAAATTGTGTCGGTACTACACAAACTAAACCATTTAACAAAATAGAAAATTTTGGAGGATTTACAGATGGAGATAGAGGAGTTTTTCTAGCAAGTTATTTTGAAGCAAAAAAAATTATTCTTTTTGGCATGGATTTTGGTGACAGGATAGGAAAATTTTCAAATACAAAAAAATCTGAAAGGAAAATAAAATTAATGAAGTTAAAAAAAGGAAAATTACTCTTAGAGTGGTTATCTACAAAGACAAAATCAGAACTATTTACTACTTCAACTAGTATCAAAGGATTTGAGAAAATTCCATACAAAAGCCTGGATATTATAATTACCTAGAATGCATTTAATACCCATTCCTCATTTATCAAATTATGAAATTTTCAGAGGAACAAATGAAGGGAATTGTTACTTTGAAGGAAAGTTTGATCGAACAAGTTGACAAACATCAAGAAGCAATAGAGGCTTTAGAAAAAAATATTACAATTTTAGATATGTTCCTAAAAGAATCTAGTTTTACCAAAGCATCACAATTACCACCAGCAGAAAAAATCGAACCACAAAAAATCAAAGAATCAGTCAAAGAAGTACAAAATTCAATCCCAATTACGCAAGGAAAAGATGGTAAAGTCATTGCTAATGCCTTTGTTACGCCTGAGCAGGTATCAATTGTGTTAGATGACAATGTAGAGATTAGTGCAGATACTCCTCCTTTCAAATCATTTTTCCTAGACAGAATCATCGGTGAAATGAAAAAGAAAGACTCAACTGATGCAGAAAATGGAAAAATCCAAAGAGAATCAATGATAGATTACATCATTAACAAAAATGGTTCAGACATTAGAGAAATCATTATCAAAAATTACAGACAAAAAGAAAGAGTCAATGAATTGATCAATACCGCAGGATGGTCATTGTCAAGAATGCTGGAGAATATTAACAAGTGATTACATGGACAAGATTGTAGTTTTAGATTTTGGATCACAGTATAGTCATTTGATTTGTAGAAGAATAAGAGAATTTTCAGTATATGCAGAACTAGTTCCTTTTGATATTAGCTATGAAGAGTTGCAAAAACACAATCCAAAAGGAATAATTTTTTCAGGCGGTCCATCTAGTGTTTATAGTTCTGATGCACCAGTTCCAGAAAGTAAAATTTTTGATATGAATTTACCGTTACTTGGAATTTGTTACGGTCATCAATTAATTGTAAACAAGTACGGAGGTAAAGTAAAAAGAGCAAACAAAGAATACGGTTCCTCATTACTAACAATTGACAAT
This genomic interval carries:
- a CDS encoding 6-hydroxymethylpterin diphosphokinase MptE-like protein, with product MMISGWKAKYADILKEFKYDEKKDKESAILLDTILKKSKTIKKIQDLIQGNTVLVIGSGPSLSHAIPKLKKLKRVIIIAADSSLKPLLENGIVPDIVVTDLDGDEKSFKKIAKRSIFVVHAHGDNIEKLEFVKKFKNCVGTTQTKPFNKIENFGGFTDGDRGVFLASYFEAKKIILFGMDFGDRIGKFSNTKKSERKIKLMKLKKGKLLLEWLSTKTKSELFTTSTSIKGFEKIPYKSLDIIIT